Proteins encoded in a region of the Brevefilum fermentans genome:
- a CDS encoding cytochrome c biogenesis protein: protein MPKKPVALVVLDLLSLILVPLAMLIIIVYTPVEVVMGPVQKVFYFHISAAWAGMVCFILGAVGGAGYLLTRRIRWDWLSSAAIEVGLVFSIIAIFSGMIWARPIWNTWWVWDPRLTTTAIMTLIYLAYFILRAGVSTPEAQARLGAVFAILAALTVPLTFFSIRLFRTIHPVVIAPADRTGGAFSMSPRMLNTLLLSLLVFTVLLVDLVWRRVRLAQLEFEMTREVE from the coding sequence ATGCCAAAAAAACCCGTCGCCCTGGTGGTTCTGGATCTTCTCTCGCTGATCCTGGTGCCCCTCGCGATGCTGATCATCATCGTTTATACGCCGGTTGAAGTTGTGATGGGCCCGGTACAAAAGGTGTTTTACTTTCACATCTCCGCCGCCTGGGCTGGAATGGTATGCTTTATTCTCGGGGCAGTGGGCGGCGCCGGTTACTTGTTGACGCGCCGCATCCGCTGGGATTGGCTTTCTTCTGCAGCCATTGAAGTTGGCCTGGTGTTCTCCATCATTGCCATCTTCAGCGGGATGATCTGGGCGCGCCCGATCTGGAACACGTGGTGGGTGTGGGACCCGCGATTGACCACAACCGCGATCATGACGCTGATTTACCTGGCGTATTTTATCCTGCGCGCCGGGGTGAGCACGCCGGAAGCCCAGGCGCGCCTGGGAGCTGTTTTCGCCATACTGGCGGCGTTAACTGTCCCGCTGACCTTTTTCTCCATTCGGCTATTCCGCACCATCCACCCGGTGGTGATCGCGCCCGCTGACAGGACAGGTGGCGCCTTCAGTATGTCACCCCGCATGTTAAACACCCTGCTGCTCAGTCTGCTGGTTTTCACGGTTTTGCTGGTCGACCTGGTCTGGCGCCGTGTGCGCTTGGCACAATTAGAGTTTGAAATGACCCGGGAGGTAGAATAA
- a CDS encoding heme exporter protein CcmB yields the protein MKAIGAYLGVVWQILRKDIQVEWRGRQGLPVMLMFALMIVFLFNFALQLAPDVQAGLTSGLLWVSLAFASTLGLNRSISLERENNALDGLLLAPVDRSAIFFGKTLGNFCFTTLVGLLLLPVFSLFYGQNLLRAPLFLVMLLGLAAYTSLGTLLSALSIQARTRDVLLPVLLYPLALPILIAAVEASRGVLAEQPLSEMSSWIYLLLAGVLIFNAAGLLFFETILED from the coding sequence ATGAAAGCGATCGGCGCTTACCTGGGCGTGGTGTGGCAGATTTTGCGTAAGGATATCCAGGTTGAGTGGCGCGGTCGCCAGGGTCTGCCCGTCATGTTAATGTTTGCGTTGATGATCGTGTTCCTGTTCAACTTCGCCCTGCAACTCGCACCGGATGTGCAGGCTGGGCTGACCTCCGGGCTGTTGTGGGTCTCCCTGGCTTTTGCCTCCACACTGGGGTTAAATCGCAGCATCAGCCTGGAGCGTGAAAACAACGCCCTGGATGGCTTATTGCTGGCGCCGGTCGATCGCTCGGCCATCTTTTTTGGCAAGACCCTGGGAAACTTCTGCTTCACAACCCTGGTGGGATTGCTGCTGTTGCCAGTGTTCAGCCTGTTTTATGGGCAGAACTTGCTGCGCGCCCCCTTGTTTCTGGTCATGCTTTTAGGATTAGCCGCCTACACCAGCCTGGGAACCCTGCTATCTGCGCTCAGCATTCAGGCGCGCACACGTGATGTGCTGCTGCCTGTGCTGCTCTACCCGCTGGCGCTGCCGATCCTGATCGCTGCTGTGGAAGCCAGCCGCGGTGTGCTCGCCGAACAACCGCTGTCTGAGATGTCGAGCTGGATCTACCTGCTGCTGGCAGGGGTATTGATCTTCAACGCTGCCGGTTTGTTATTTTTTGAAACCATCCTGGAGGATTGA
- the ccmA gene encoding heme ABC exporter ATP-binding protein CcmA produces the protein MARMTFPPELLRIDVHGLVKRYHRHPVLNQLSLTINRGDFCLLVGDNGVGKTTLLRTLAGLVRPSQGAVTLYGADGPSNPLVRREIGYVGHQPMVYQDLSAYENLLHSARLYPLENREARISQALQALGLVAHQHQPVRTLSRGLLQRLSLARATLHQPSILLFDEPYTSLDQEAAGFLDRFLQNWHRPDRIILLAAHRPQRLLTLASHVAWLKDGRIDVHIPVSALAESPELNSYLGEVT, from the coding sequence ATGGCAAGAATGACTTTTCCGCCGGAGTTGCTTCGGATTGATGTTCATGGCCTGGTAAAACGCTATCATCGCCATCCTGTGTTAAATCAATTATCGTTGACCATTAATCGCGGTGATTTTTGCCTGCTGGTGGGTGACAATGGCGTCGGTAAAACCACCCTCTTACGCACTCTGGCTGGGTTGGTGCGCCCCAGCCAGGGTGCAGTGACCCTTTACGGTGCAGATGGGCCGAGCAATCCCCTGGTGCGCAGGGAAATTGGCTATGTAGGTCATCAACCCATGGTTTATCAGGACCTGAGCGCGTATGAAAACCTGCTTCACAGTGCACGTCTCTACCCGTTGGAAAATCGTGAGGCAAGAATCTCACAGGCTCTGCAGGCTCTCGGTTTAGTCGCACATCAGCATCAGCCCGTGCGCACCCTGTCTCGCGGCTTGCTGCAGCGCCTGTCACTCGCCCGCGCCACATTGCACCAACCTTCCATCCTGCTGTTTGACGAACCCTACACCAGCCTGGACCAGGAAGCCGCCGGCTTTCTCGATCGATTCCTGCAAAATTGGCACCGCCCGGACCGTATTATCCTGCTGGCAGCCCACCGTCCGCAGCGCCTGCTGACGCTCGCCTCGCATGTGGCCTGGCTCAAAGATGGACGCATCGACGTGCATATCCCCGTTTCCGCGCTGGCTGAATCGCCTGAACTGAACAGCTATCTGGGGGAGGTGACATGA